A genomic stretch from Diachasmimorpha longicaudata isolate KC_UGA_2023 chromosome 2, iyDiaLong2, whole genome shotgun sequence includes:
- the LOC135170247 gene encoding acidic mammalian chitinase-like, with the protein MMRPPFFLLSLGLLALTSMAASDKKIVCYFASWSHYRSGNGRFTTADIDASICTHFIWTFATLEGNRIVVPNADDTNGIREFAALRSRNSGAKVLVAVGGGEDSQGPKYSNMVSSSQSRGEFVNSAVDLLRQYGLDGLDMDWEYPSLNGGIPSDRENFVALLRELRERFNQEGYLLTAAVNAGEWAARQAYDIPGISQHLDFINLMTYDFHGSWEHQTGHHAGLHGNGDISVESCVKYWLDNGSPKEKLVVGIPTYGKSWTLADPNNHGVGAPASGVGQPGPYTQAPGTLAYNELCEQINAGQWTVEFDEGAYVPYAFKGDQWVGYENVQSAKGKAGFIRDWGLGGAMVWTIDFDDFRGSCGEKYGILKGLNEVLRN; encoded by the exons ATGCGACCGCCATTTTTTCTATTGTCCCTTGGTCTCTTAGCCTTGACTTCAATGGCTGCATCCGACA aaaaaattgtctgctACTTTGCCAGTTGGTCGCACTACCGGTCAGGAAACGGCAGATTCACCACTGCCGACATCGACGCCTCCATCTGCACCCATTTCATCTGGACTTTTGCTACACTAGAAGGAAATAGAATCGTGGTTCCTAATGCTGATGATACCAACGGAATCCGTGAGTTCGCAGCTCTGCGTTCGCGGAATTCTGGAGCGAAGGTGCTCGTGGCTGTTGGTGGTGGTGAAGACAGTCAAGGGCCCAAATACTCCAACATGGTGTCCTCCTCGCAATCACGTGGTGAATTCGTAAACAGTGCTGTGGATCTCCTGAGGCAGTACGGCCTCGACGGTCTGGACATGGATTGGGAATATCCATCGCTCAATGGTGGCATTCCATCCGATCGCGAAAATTTTGTTGCTCTTCTGCGGGAGTTGAGGGAGCGATTCAATCAGGAAGGTTATCTACTCACAGCCGCGGTCAATGCTGGGGAGTGGGCAGCAAGACAAGCTTATGATATCCCGGGAATCAGTCAACATCTGGACTTCATCAATCTCATGACTTATGATTTTCATGGATCTTGGGAGCATCAAACTGGACATCATGCTGGACTCCATGGCAATGGGGACATCTCAGTC GAGTCTTGCGTCAAATACTGGTTGGACAACGGCAGCCCAAAGGAAAAACTGGTGGTTGGTATACCCACGTATGGCAAGTCCTGGACCCTCGCAGATCCAAATAATCATGGGGTTGGTGCTCCCGCGTCTGGCGTTGGTCAACCGGGACCATATACCCAAGCACCCGGTACTCTTGCCTACAACGAACTCTGCGAACAGATCAACGCAGGACAATGGACTGTGGAATTCGACGAAGGAGCGTACGTTCCGTATGCATTCAAGGGGGACCAATGGGTTGGCTACGAGAATGTCCA GTCAGCGAAGGGTAAGGCTGGCTTCATCCGGGATTGGGGACTTGGCGGAGCGATGGTCTGGACTATCGACTTTGATGATTTTAGGGGCAGCTGTGGGGAGAAATACGGAATTTTGAAGGGACTCAATGAAGTTCTTCGGAATTAA